Proteins encoded in a region of the Mucilaginibacter sabulilitoris genome:
- a CDS encoding YceI family protein: MMKKIYIVLILAILACSSFAQTKSTITKASVTFKIKNLGINTSGAFNDLQASIQFKPTDLAGSTIEASVNSGSINTDNSMRDSHLKGSDYFDAVNYPRVTMKSVSFKHKSGGNYIGHFNVTIKDKTKLIEVPFTYTESGNTAMFNGSFKINRSDFGIGGKNMVLADEATVTVDTEISK, translated from the coding sequence ATGATGAAAAAAATATATATCGTCTTAATTTTAGCCATTTTAGCTTGCAGCAGCTTTGCGCAAACAAAATCAACCATTACCAAAGCATCTGTTACATTTAAAATTAAAAATCTGGGTATTAACACTTCCGGGGCTTTTAATGATTTACAAGCCAGCATACAATTTAAACCGACAGACCTTGCCGGTAGCACAATTGAGGCGTCTGTTAATTCGGGTTCCATTAATACCGATAACAGCATGCGCGATTCGCACCTTAAAGGCTCCGATTATTTTGACGCAGTCAACTATCCCCGGGTCACCATGAAATCGGTATCATTTAAACATAAAAGCGGAGGCAACTATATTGGCCATTTTAACGTAACTATAAAAGATAAAACAAAGTTAATAGAAGTACCTTTTACTTATACAGAATCGGGCAATACCGCTATGTTTAATGGCAGCTTTAAAATAAACAGGTCTGACTTTGGTATTGGAGGCAAAAACATGGTGCTGGCAGACGAGGCCACGGTTACTGTAGATACCGAAATCAGCAAGTAA
- a CDS encoding type III polyketide synthase, whose amino-acid sequence MDSCISAIGIANPDNRIAQSDIYHFMVNAFGLDATNASRLKRIYDHSGIDYRYSVIPDFGSSDPSQYTFFEQVTDLEPFPGTQKRLKLYEQEAISIAIKAVKNCLNNFEDGILQQITHLITVSCTGMHAPGIDIELVEKLQLNRDTERTCINFMGCYGAINALKVADYICRANTEAKVLVVSVELCTLHFQKDNTLDNWVANSLFSDGAAAVLVENTVNRLGKGTYLSLKNFYTEFVTEARDDMGWYVGNTGFEMKLTSRVSKQIKKHIKDLTGRFLQKIKIDADQITAYAVHPGGRTILEAVEDALELPEESNAFAYQTLQEYGNMSSATILFVLQKMLAAQNLKEQKIMSFAFGPGLTVEGMILEMH is encoded by the coding sequence ATGGATAGTTGCATAAGTGCCATTGGGATAGCAAATCCCGACAACCGTATAGCGCAAAGTGATATTTACCACTTCATGGTAAATGCATTTGGGCTGGATGCAACCAATGCTTCACGGCTTAAACGTATCTATGATCATTCGGGTATTGATTATCGCTACTCGGTGATCCCCGACTTTGGCAGCAGCGATCCGTCGCAATATACTTTTTTTGAACAGGTTACTGATCTGGAACCCTTCCCCGGAACACAAAAAAGGCTAAAACTTTATGAGCAGGAGGCTATATCTATTGCCATTAAGGCTGTAAAAAACTGTCTTAACAATTTTGAGGATGGCATTTTACAACAGATAACCCACCTTATAACGGTTAGCTGTACCGGCATGCATGCTCCCGGTATTGATATTGAACTGGTTGAAAAACTACAGCTAAACCGCGATACCGAGCGTACCTGCATTAATTTCATGGGATGTTATGGCGCCATAAATGCCCTGAAGGTGGCCGATTATATTTGCCGCGCCAACACGGAAGCCAAGGTTCTGGTGGTAAGCGTGGAGCTATGTACACTGCATTTTCAAAAAGACAATACCCTTGATAACTGGGTGGCCAACTCCCTGTTCAGCGATGGGGCGGCGGCGGTATTGGTTGAAAATACAGTAAACCGCCTGGGTAAAGGAACATACCTCTCATTAAAAAACTTTTATACCGAATTTGTTACGGAGGCCCGTGATGATATGGGGTGGTACGTGGGGAATACCGGTTTTGAAATGAAGCTCACTTCACGCGTATCCAAACAGATAAAAAAACACATTAAGGATTTAACAGGGCGTTTCCTGCAAAAAATCAAGATCGATGCCGATCAGATAACCGCATATGCGGTACACCCCGGCGGCCGTACTATACTGGAGGCGGTTGAAGACGCCCTTGAACTGCCTGAAGAAAGCAATGCTTTTGCCTACCAAACACTGCAGGAATACGGAAACATGTCGTCGGCTACCATATTATTTGTTTTGCAAAAGATGTTGGCAGCTCAAAACCTGAAAGAGCAAAAAATAATGAGCTTTGCTTTCGGACCGGGTTTAACAGTTGAAGGTATGATACTGGAAATGCATTAA
- a CDS encoding NAD(P)/FAD-dependent oxidoreductase — MNDVIVVGGGLAGLFNAILLNRAGLRVTVIEKKSYPMHRVCGEYISNEVIPFLNKLDIDLEPLQVARINRLEVTAVSGTKLSQKLDLGGFGLSRFTFDHLLYQKAVAEGVSVLTSTRVEDIRFVDNHFEVTTPDGILTAPLVIGSFGKRSNLDQKLKRPFFYKRSPFLAVKFHLKMDFPDDLIQLNNYKDGYCGVSKTDGDRYCMCYMAHRDDLRKYGTLQALEENVIRKNQYLDDIFRNAEFLLDKPEVINEISFEKKSPVEDHILMSGDTAGMIAPLCGNGMTMAIHSAKILSEKIINHYRSDKFTPDNRAALEADYSQSWNNQFARRLWTGRQLQRLFGNNTTTALTLNALKVMPPVSRFLISKTHGKPFAG; from the coding sequence ATGAACGATGTAATTGTAGTTGGCGGCGGTTTGGCAGGATTATTTAATGCCATTTTGCTTAACCGGGCCGGTCTGCGGGTTACAGTTATCGAGAAAAAGAGCTATCCCATGCACCGTGTTTGCGGCGAATATATATCAAACGAGGTTATACCTTTCTTGAATAAGTTAGATATTGACCTGGAACCACTGCAGGTTGCCCGGATTAATCGCCTCGAAGTAACCGCAGTATCGGGCACCAAACTTTCTCAAAAACTTGATCTCGGTGGCTTTGGCCTGAGCCGCTTTACCTTTGATCATCTTTTATACCAAAAAGCCGTTGCCGAAGGTGTAAGCGTACTTACCAGTACCCGGGTAGAGGATATCCGTTTCGTTGATAATCATTTCGAGGTTACAACCCCTGACGGTATACTGACCGCCCCGCTTGTAATAGGTTCATTTGGCAAGCGTTCCAATCTAGATCAAAAATTAAAACGCCCGTTTTTCTATAAACGCAGCCCTTTCCTGGCCGTAAAGTTTCACCTGAAGATGGATTTTCCTGATGACCTGATACAGCTTAATAATTATAAAGATGGTTATTGCGGTGTAAGTAAAACCGATGGCGACCGCTACTGCATGTGCTACATGGCTCACCGCGATGATCTGCGTAAATACGGAACCTTGCAGGCGCTGGAAGAAAACGTGATCCGCAAAAATCAATATCTTGATGATATTTTCCGCAATGCAGAGTTCTTGCTGGATAAGCCCGAGGTGATCAATGAAATATCCTTTGAAAAAAAATCACCGGTAGAAGATCATATCCTAATGAGTGGCGACACCGCAGGCATGATAGCCCCGCTTTGCGGCAATGGCATGACCATGGCTATCCACTCGGCCAAAATACTGTCCGAAAAAATCATCAACCATTACCGCAGCGATAAATTCACTCCTGATAACCGGGCGGCACTGGAGGCCGATTACAGTCAAAGCTGGAACAATCAGTTCGCCAGGCGTTTATGGACAGGGCGCCAGTTACAACGTTTATTTGGCAATAATACTACTACAGCCCTCACCCTAAATGCATTAAAGGTGATGCCCCCTGTATCCCGGTTTCTGATCAGCAAAACCCACGGCAAACCTTTTGCCGGATAG
- a CDS encoding methyltransferase domain-containing protein, whose product MANLRMRAYDTEIMDDFDLPMSEIAPVLSGLGKVNSWFGGHNHLIKALKNFPVQKGYFVSDWGCGGGDALIAIAKWGAKNNLELKLTGVDAAPAAISFAHSQSTAFSNINYLKQDVITDEAGTRRYDIIISSLFTHHFDDEQWVKLIKNMQASARKGIIITDLHRHWLLYYAVIVITHIFTRNKMARNDGPLSVKRAFKKHELVALLKNAGIDNYNLTWHWPFRWQLIIYKS is encoded by the coding sequence ATGGCAAATTTAAGAATGCGCGCCTATGACACTGAAATAATGGACGATTTTGATCTACCCATGAGCGAGATAGCTCCGGTTTTGAGTGGTTTAGGTAAAGTTAATTCCTGGTTTGGCGGCCACAACCACCTTATTAAAGCGCTAAAGAATTTCCCCGTTCAAAAAGGCTACTTTGTAAGCGACTGGGGCTGTGGAGGCGGTGACGCTTTGATAGCTATTGCCAAATGGGGCGCTAAAAACAATCTCGAATTAAAATTAACCGGTGTTGATGCTGCCCCTGCTGCTATCAGCTTTGCCCACAGTCAATCAACAGCATTTTCAAACATAAATTACCTGAAGCAGGATGTTATTACAGATGAGGCCGGCACCCGGCGATATGACATCATTATCAGCAGCCTGTTCACCCATCACTTTGATGATGAGCAATGGGTAAAACTCATTAAAAATATGCAGGCATCGGCACGTAAAGGCATCATCATTACCGATCTGCACCGCCACTGGCTGTTATATTACGCCGTTATAGTCATAACCCATATTTTCACCCGCAATAAAATGGCGCGCAATGATGGGCCCCTGTCGGTAAAACGCGCCTTCAAAAAACACGAATTGGTGGCATTATTAAAAAATGCAGGAATTGATAACTATAATTTAACATGGCATTGGCCGTTCCGCTGGCAGTTAATCATCTATAAATCGTAA
- a CDS encoding sensor histidine kinase, whose protein sequence is MNLRVLVLITALGVAITLSAVNFYFQHKWYDVMVTFLATLITSYVVFYYLIEKYIYSRIKLIYKLIHNLKLGRDLRDALGEHVSANPINDVEQEVKEWAKQKKIEIDELRKQEKFRRDFLSNISHEFKTPLFAIQGYIEALQDDDFEDREMARQFLEKASKNVDRLSYLIKDLDEISKLESGEIPINYSKFKINDLIKEVFESLEIKGKQYHIKLIFKQKYDEGILVYADREKIRQVLVNLIDNSFKYGKEEGSTSVSLFVLHDQVLVEVTDDGIGIEEKFLPRLFERFYRTDSSRSRQIGGSGLGLAIVKHIIEAHQQTINVRSTEGLGSTFGFTLQIAKQTLHLPNIPVLKS, encoded by the coding sequence ATGAACTTGCGTGTACTGGTTTTAATAACCGCGCTGGGCGTCGCTATAACGCTTTCAGCTGTTAACTTTTATTTTCAGCATAAGTGGTACGATGTAATGGTAACCTTTTTAGCTACACTGATCACCAGCTATGTAGTTTTTTATTACCTCATTGAAAAATACATCTATTCCCGTATAAAACTCATATATAAGCTCATTCACAACTTAAAGCTGGGTCGCGATCTGCGCGATGCCCTGGGCGAGCATGTAAGCGCCAATCCCATTAATGATGTGGAACAGGAAGTAAAGGAATGGGCCAAGCAAAAAAAGATTGAGATTGATGAACTGCGCAAACAGGAAAAATTTCGCCGTGATTTTTTGTCGAACATTTCACACGAATTTAAAACCCCGCTTTTTGCCATACAGGGCTATATTGAAGCCCTGCAGGACGATGATTTTGAAGACCGCGAAATGGCCCGCCAGTTTTTAGAAAAAGCGTCAAAAAATGTGGACCGCCTGAGTTATCTGATCAAGGACCTTGATGAAATATCGAAACTCGAATCGGGCGAAATACCTATTAATTACAGCAAATTCAAGATCAACGACCTCATTAAAGAAGTTTTTGAATCATTAGAGATCAAAGGCAAGCAATACCATATTAAATTAATATTTAAACAAAAATATGATGAAGGTATATTGGTATACGCCGATCGTGAAAAAATAAGGCAGGTACTGGTTAACCTTATCGACAACTCTTTTAAGTACGGCAAGGAGGAAGGCAGCACATCTGTAAGCCTTTTTGTACTGCATGACCAGGTATTGGTTGAGGTTACTGATGATGGTATTGGCATTGAAGAAAAGTTCCTTCCACGCTTATTTGAGCGATTTTACCGTACCGACAGCAGTCGTTCAAGACAAATTGGTGGCTCGGGGCTTGGGCTGGCTATTGTTAAACACATTATTGAGGCACATCAGCAAACCATTAACGTGCGCAGTACAGAGGGTTTGGGTTCAACATTTGGTTTTACCCTGCAAATTGCAAAGCAAACCCTGCATTTACCCAATATACCCGTGTTAAAAAGTTAA
- a CDS encoding DUF47 domain-containing protein: MSLNSIFQYFVPKDKKIFFPLFEQAASNVVTMATVLVEAVNSNNAVTQEELYKQIDKLENKGDELTHQIYLELGKNFITPFDREDIHALATAIDDVADYIHGAANRMSLYKIDDFSEHIRKLSDLILQASIDLEKAVKELKDLRNVRNIADSCIRINSVENQADYVFDRAVADLFLYEKDAIRLIKYKEILAALETATDMCEDAANVMESILVKNA; the protein is encoded by the coding sequence ATGTCACTTAACAGTATATTCCAGTATTTTGTACCTAAGGACAAAAAGATATTTTTTCCTTTATTTGAGCAGGCGGCAAGCAATGTAGTTACCATGGCTACAGTATTGGTTGAGGCCGTTAACTCGAATAATGCGGTTACCCAGGAGGAACTGTACAAACAGATTGATAAATTAGAGAACAAAGGCGACGAGCTTACCCACCAGATATACCTGGAACTGGGTAAAAACTTTATTACCCCCTTTGACCGTGAGGATATACATGCACTGGCTACAGCTATTGATGATGTGGCCGACTATATTCATGGTGCTGCAAACCGCATGAGCCTTTACAAGATAGATGATTTTAGTGAGCATATCCGCAAACTGTCCGACCTGATATTGCAGGCAAGCATCGACCTGGAAAAAGCCGTGAAAGAATTAAAGGATCTTAGAAATGTACGTAACATAGCCGATTCCTGCATCAGGATCAACAGTGTAGAGAACCAGGCCGATTATGTTTTTGACCGCGCCGTGGCCGACCTGTTCCTGTATGAAAAGGATGCTATCCGCCTTATAAAATATAAGGAAATACTTGCAGCCCTCGAAACAGCCACTGATATGTGCGAAGATGCTGCAAATGTTATGGAATCAATTTTAGTTAAAAACGCATAA
- a CDS encoding inorganic phosphate transporter, producing MVTSLLVVVVVLALLFDYTNGFHDAANSIATIVSTKVLTPFQAVLMAAIFNFVAYFFIKDHKVANTVSKIVLEHFVTIHVILAGLIAAISWNLITWWFGIPSSSSHTLIGGFAGAGMTNALYMHLNPLKAIEMDYVLTIIAYIVLAPFIGLLIAYLVTILILHICKRAKPAVAERWFKRLQLVSSAALSYAHGGNDAQKVMGILYVTLVTSNVIKSGAPMPEWIPLACYSAIAAGTMSGGWKIVKTMGSKITKVTPLEGVSAETAGAITLFITERFGIPVSTTHTITGSIIGVGLTKRVSAVRWGVTINLVWAWIITIPISALIAAGVFALFKVIG from the coding sequence ATGGTTACCTCCCTACTTGTTGTTGTTGTTGTACTTGCTCTTTTGTTTGACTATACCAATGGTTTTCATGATGCGGCTAACTCCATAGCCACTATAGTATCAACCAAGGTACTCACACCATTTCAGGCTGTGTTAATGGCTGCCATATTTAACTTTGTAGCTTACTTTTTCATTAAAGATCATAAGGTTGCCAACACCGTATCTAAAATTGTATTGGAGCATTTTGTAACCATACATGTTATACTGGCTGGTTTAATAGCCGCCATATCCTGGAACCTGATCACCTGGTGGTTTGGTATACCATCCAGCTCATCGCACACACTAATAGGCGGTTTTGCAGGCGCAGGCATGACAAACGCCCTGTATATGCACTTAAATCCGCTAAAGGCTATTGAAATGGATTATGTGTTAACCATTATAGCTTACATTGTATTAGCCCCGTTTATTGGTTTACTGATAGCTTATCTGGTTACCATTTTAATATTACACATCTGTAAAAGGGCAAAGCCGGCTGTTGCCGAGCGCTGGTTTAAAAGATTACAATTAGTTTCTTCGGCTGCGCTGAGTTACGCACACGGTGGTAACGACGCTCAAAAAGTAATGGGTATATTATATGTAACCCTGGTTACATCAAATGTAATAAAAAGCGGCGCCCCAATGCCGGAGTGGATACCACTTGCCTGCTACTCGGCTATCGCTGCCGGAACAATGTCGGGCGGTTGGAAAATTGTTAAAACCATGGGGTCAAAAATTACAAAGGTAACTCCATTAGAAGGTGTGAGTGCCGAAACCGCGGGCGCTATAACTCTGTTCATCACCGAAAGATTTGGTATCCCGGTATCAACCACACATACAATTACAGGTTCTATTATAGGTGTAGGCTTAACCAAACGCGTATCCGCGGTGCGCTGGGGTGTTACTATTAACCTGGTTTGGGCCTGGATCATTACCATCCCTATATCGGCCCTTATTGCAGCTGGTGTATTTGCATTGTTCAAGGTAATAGGGTAA
- a CDS encoding DUF4197 domain-containing protein yields MRSKFLIITSLLVFTGLTSCDTLNQAAQAAVQQQGTPSTLEIGNGLKQALEIGTGKSSDQLSALNGFFGNAAIKILFPPEAQKAEKTLRGLGLNSLCDNVILSLNRAAEDAAKQAKPIFVDAIKQMTLQDVTNILLGNQDAATQYFKRTTTTQLSAKFKPVVQGSLNKVNATKYYTDAATAYNKVPFVSKLNPDISDYVTQKAIDGLFVEIAKEELNIRSNLGARTTPLLQKVFSFADKKKKS; encoded by the coding sequence ATGAGATCAAAATTTTTAATCATAACCTCGTTATTAGTGTTTACCGGTTTAACAAGCTGCGATACACTTAACCAGGCCGCCCAGGCGGCAGTTCAGCAGCAGGGAACACCATCAACTTTAGAAATTGGCAACGGCCTTAAACAAGCGCTTGAAATTGGCACAGGTAAAAGCTCAGACCAGCTTTCGGCTTTGAATGGCTTTTTTGGTAATGCCGCTATCAAAATACTTTTCCCGCCCGAGGCGCAAAAAGCTGAAAAAACACTGCGCGGACTTGGCCTCAACAGTTTATGCGATAACGTAATATTATCGCTTAACCGTGCTGCCGAAGATGCCGCCAAACAGGCAAAACCTATATTTGTTGATGCCATTAAGCAAATGACGTTGCAGGATGTTACCAACATACTATTAGGCAACCAGGATGCTGCTACCCAATATTTTAAACGTACTACTACCACACAATTGTCGGCTAAATTTAAGCCTGTTGTTCAGGGTAGCCTGAATAAGGTAAATGCCACAAAATATTATACAGATGCGGCCACTGCCTATAACAAGGTGCCATTTGTAAGCAAGCTTAACCCCGATATAAGCGATTATGTAACGCAAAAGGCCATTGATGGTTTATTTGTAGAGATAGCCAAAGAAGAACTGAACATCCGCTCCAATTTAGGCGCACGTACCACTCCGTTATTGCAAAAAGTATTTTCTTTTGCTGATAAGAAGAAAAAATCCTGA
- a CDS encoding carboxypeptidase-like regulatory domain-containing protein: MSNKKADISQIRKYLNGELNANAMHKLEREALDDPFLMDALEGYGDISKNQQANIDELSARLQQRAAEKKGRVISWKVWSIAASVIVVLTIGGLWLKKAPAPEKKIANIALPAPDKAVTESKAKDTLKASAAPLAQQQLVAQNNAQPAAVLKPAARSATKPADKSVYQQEISANDNKIAANQSSGNPGYESAPAAEPAKPQEEKKDNTQKLSEMVVMNYTQQSNQDSIAKAEVQNKARYSVAATNAKLPGKVDGLSTTTSREAKTIFGAGNIGGTSISGIIIGKDDGQPIIGAAIRIKGTNKSTVTDTNGKFAISTGSGNKETLDIVYIGYGHTLVTAQAGDNLKVELKPNESSLSEVVVTGYGSKKDADDEPAAQSAQPKDGWGSLKKYLQANAYLADGTSGSVTVLFTVGIDGTLSDFKIKRSLNAIADQKAIDLIKNGPEWEGNNNHKPEEVTVKVKFQKMK; this comes from the coding sequence GTGAGCAATAAGAAGGCAGACATATCGCAGATCAGGAAGTACCTTAACGGGGAGCTTAACGCCAATGCTATGCACAAGCTGGAACGTGAGGCGCTCGACGATCCGTTTTTAATGGACGCGCTGGAAGGATACGGCGATATTAGTAAAAATCAGCAGGCTAACATTGATGAACTATCTGCACGATTGCAGCAGCGCGCAGCTGAGAAAAAGGGTCGGGTTATTTCATGGAAGGTGTGGTCAATAGCGGCATCAGTCATTGTAGTTTTAACTATTGGGGGCTTGTGGCTTAAAAAGGCGCCAGCTCCAGAAAAGAAGATAGCAAACATAGCATTGCCCGCTCCGGATAAAGCCGTCACCGAATCAAAGGCAAAAGATACTTTAAAAGCTTCCGCAGCCCCTCTTGCACAGCAACAGTTAGTTGCTCAAAATAATGCACAACCCGCAGCTGTTTTGAAACCCGCTGCAAGATCAGCGACTAAGCCGGCAGATAAATCTGTATATCAGCAGGAAATATCGGCCAATGATAATAAAATTGCTGCGAATCAAAGCAGTGGAAATCCTGGATACGAATCTGCTCCGGCCGCCGAGCCTGCCAAACCGCAGGAAGAGAAAAAGGATAACACCCAAAAGCTGAGTGAAATGGTAGTAATGAACTACACCCAGCAAAGCAATCAGGATAGTATAGCTAAAGCTGAAGTGCAGAATAAAGCCCGGTATTCTGTCGCAGCGACCAACGCTAAATTACCAGGCAAGGTCGATGGGTTAAGCACAACTACATCAAGAGAAGCAAAAACAATTTTTGGTGCCGGAAACATTGGTGGTACCAGTATCTCGGGTATTATTATTGGGAAAGACGATGGCCAGCCTATAATTGGCGCCGCCATACGTATTAAGGGAACAAACAAATCAACAGTAACCGATACCAATGGCAAATTTGCTATATCTACAGGCTCCGGAAACAAGGAAACACTTGATATTGTATATATAGGCTATGGCCATACGTTAGTAACAGCACAGGCTGGTGATAATTTAAAAGTGGAGCTAAAACCCAATGAAAGTTCATTAAGTGAAGTGGTTGTAACAGGTTATGGCTCTAAAAAAGATGCAGATGATGAACCTGCGGCGCAAAGTGCTCAGCCGAAAGATGGATGGGGTAGTCTCAAAAAATATTTGCAGGCTAATGCTTATTTAGCCGATGGCACAAGCGGAAGCGTAACCGTATTATTTACTGTTGGTATTGATGGTACGCTCAGTGATTTTAAAATTAAAAGGAGCCTGAATGCTATAGCCGATCAAAAGGCTATAGACCTGATAAAAAACGGGCCTGAGTGGGAGGGCAATAACAACCACAAACCCGAAGAGGTTACGGTTAAGGTGAAATTTCAAAAAATGAAGTAG
- a CDS encoding RNA polymerase sigma factor has protein sequence MANFIKPNKLSSPTDHELLAIYRNDGDIAVLGQLYERYMPLVYGVCLKYLKDEEAAKDAVMGIFEELIIKVKQHDISVFRSWLYVLGRNYCLMQLRAGKKMEVVALDDVMEFTPLLHPDDNNREEAYKALERCVDKLTGAQKQSIDLFYLQEKCYKEIAEVTGFSLNEVKSYIQNGKRNLKICLEKNSEQ, from the coding sequence ATGGCCAATTTTATCAAACCAAATAAACTAAGTTCTCCAACTGACCACGAGCTGCTTGCCATTTACCGGAATGACGGTGATATTGCGGTTTTAGGACAGTTGTATGAACGGTATATGCCTTTGGTTTACGGCGTTTGTTTAAAATACCTCAAGGACGAAGAAGCTGCCAAAGATGCCGTGATGGGGATTTTTGAGGAGCTGATAATTAAGGTTAAACAACATGATATCAGTGTGTTCAGGAGCTGGTTATATGTACTTGGGCGCAATTATTGCTTGATGCAGTTAAGGGCCGGTAAAAAGATGGAGGTGGTTGCGTTGGATGATGTTATGGAATTTACTCCGCTTTTGCATCCTGATGATAATAACCGCGAAGAGGCTTATAAAGCTTTGGAGCGTTGTGTTGATAAACTAACCGGTGCGCAGAAGCAAAGCATCGACCTGTTTTATTTGCAGGAGAAATGTTATAAAGAGATTGCTGAAGTAACCGGTTTTAGCTTAAATGAAGTAAAAAGTTATATACAAAACGGCAAAAGGAATCTGAAAATTTGCCTGGAGAAGAACAGTGAGCAATAA